One Solirubrobacter pauli DNA segment encodes these proteins:
- a CDS encoding TSUP family transporter has translation MSFVVLVAAAVSCAAVQRAIGVGYSLVLLPAAIAVLPDGQAVPCVLAVGIVLSVGLLLAGRRAPDADDVTRGLLTFAPAGQLVALLALGALRGPELRVAAAAVLLTGCAAALVQRRAPRRAPGRATGAAAGVVIGAVGALTAVIGPFVALLLTLRADAGGDELRRRLWLCTTVLSTTALALAALLGTSDLRGALVALALAPALAVGALVGAPLVGRLHPAAHRLTVLLIAAAGAATLLAGA, from the coding sequence GTGAGCTTCGTGGTCCTGGTGGCGGCAGCGGTCTCGTGCGCGGCGGTCCAGCGGGCGATCGGCGTCGGGTACTCGCTCGTGCTGCTGCCCGCCGCGATCGCCGTCCTGCCCGACGGCCAGGCCGTGCCGTGCGTGTTGGCGGTCGGCATCGTCCTGTCGGTCGGGCTGCTGCTCGCCGGCCGACGGGCGCCGGACGCGGACGACGTCACGCGCGGCCTGCTCACGTTCGCGCCCGCCGGGCAGCTCGTGGCGCTGCTCGCGCTCGGCGCGCTGCGCGGGCCCGAGCTGCGGGTGGCCGCGGCGGCGGTCCTGCTCACGGGATGCGCCGCGGCGCTCGTGCAGCGGCGGGCACCACGCCGCGCCCCCGGACGCGCGACCGGGGCCGCGGCCGGCGTCGTGATCGGCGCCGTCGGCGCGCTCACCGCCGTCATCGGGCCGTTCGTCGCGTTGCTGCTGACGCTGCGCGCCGACGCCGGGGGCGACGAGCTCCGGCGGCGCCTGTGGCTGTGCACGACGGTGCTCAGCACCACCGCGCTGGCGCTCGCCGCGCTGCTGGGGACGAGCGATCTGCGCGGCGCGCTGGTCGCGCTCGCATTGGCACCGGCCCTGGCGGTCGGGGCGCTCGTGGGCGCGCCGCTCGTCGGCCGGTTGCACCCGGCCGCCCACCGGCTGACCGTGCTGCTGATCGCCGCGGCCGGCGCGGCGACGCTGCTCGCCGGCGCGTGA
- a CDS encoding nucleotidyltransferase domain-containing protein: protein MQGYLDELLRRLRARLGDRLVAAWVIGSTALGDFDPSRSDIDVQAVSSERLAPDELRALAGDLSAVPCPVRGLEFVLYAQDELADPLGPAFSLNLNTGPGMDHHEGYHPDAEPRFWFTLDVAIARQDAVPLAGPHPRAVLPELPRPLVVERLRDSLAWWGAYGGPQAVLAACRALAWAETGRWLSKGEAARAAGDPVADAALATRTDPAAPAPTPDEIAAFVARVHARLR, encoded by the coding sequence GTGCAGGGCTATCTGGACGAGCTGCTGCGGCGGCTGCGCGCACGGCTGGGGGATCGCCTGGTGGCGGCCTGGGTGATCGGCTCGACCGCGCTCGGCGACTTCGACCCGAGCCGTAGCGACATCGACGTGCAGGCGGTGTCGAGCGAGCGCCTGGCCCCGGACGAGCTGCGCGCGCTCGCGGGTGACCTGAGCGCCGTGCCGTGCCCGGTGCGTGGGCTCGAGTTCGTGCTCTACGCCCAGGACGAGCTGGCGGATCCGCTCGGCCCCGCTTTCAGCCTCAACCTCAACACGGGCCCCGGCATGGACCACCACGAGGGCTACCACCCGGACGCCGAGCCGCGCTTCTGGTTCACGCTCGACGTCGCCATCGCGCGCCAGGACGCCGTGCCGCTCGCCGGTCCGCACCCGCGCGCGGTGCTGCCTGAGCTGCCGCGCCCGCTGGTGGTCGAGCGGTTGCGCGACTCGCTCGCCTGGTGGGGCGCGTACGGCGGCCCGCAGGCCGTGCTCGCCGCCTGCCGGGCGCTCGCCTGGGCCGAGACGGGCCGCTGGCTCTCCAAGGGCGAGGCCGCGCGTGCCGCCGGCGATCCGGTCGCCGACGCGGCGCTGGCCACGCGCACCGACCCCGCCGCCCCCGCCCCGACGCCGGACGAGATCGCGGCGTTCGTCGCCCGCGTGCACGCGCGGTTGCGCTGA
- a CDS encoding J domain-containing protein, with translation MAKDPYRVLGIPHGASAAVVVDAYRRLAKEHHPDRNGNSADSTQRFQEIQLAFEDLRSRPAPEGTIEERLARLQAELEPQGPHERGEDPSVTRVNSLIDGLDDLASSLDRL, from the coding sequence GTGGCGAAGGACCCATACCGCGTGCTCGGCATCCCGCACGGCGCGTCGGCGGCCGTGGTCGTCGACGCCTACCGCCGGCTGGCCAAGGAGCACCACCCCGACCGCAACGGCAACTCGGCCGACTCGACGCAGCGCTTCCAGGAGATCCAGCTCGCGTTCGAGGACCTCCGCTCGCGGCCCGCGCCCGAGGGCACGATCGAGGAGCGGCTCGCCAGGCTCCAGGCCGAGCTCGAGCCCCAAGGCCCGCACGAGCGCGGCGAGGACCCGTCGGTCACCCGCGTGAACAGCCTGATCGACGGACTCGACGACCTGGCGTCGAGCCTCGACCGGCTCTAA
- a CDS encoding PAAR domain-containing protein, which produces MPPAARVGDMHTCPMSDGPKPHVGGPILPPGAPTVLIGGMPAATVGSMCTCVGPPDSIVMGSTKVMFGGRPAARMGDQTAHGGVIVAGYPMVMIN; this is translated from the coding sequence ATGCCCCCAGCCGCACGCGTAGGCGACATGCACACCTGCCCGATGTCCGACGGCCCGAAGCCGCACGTCGGCGGCCCGATCCTGCCGCCCGGCGCGCCCACCGTGCTGATCGGCGGCATGCCCGCGGCGACCGTCGGCTCGATGTGCACGTGCGTCGGCCCGCCCGACTCGATCGTCATGGGCTCGACCAAGGTCATGTTCGGCGGCCGGCCCGCGGCCCGCATGGGCGACCAGACCGCGCACGGCGGCGTGATCGTCGCCGGCTACCCGATGGTGATGATCAACTGA
- a CDS encoding AI-2E family transporter yields the protein MTQIARGGLTRVGSVAWSVLGIVLLVLLAGWAVGRLMSVVLPIAVAVLLATLLKPIAYRLECRGMRPAAAASIAVLIAVLALCALIALILPPFIARLADLGTSVQEGVQRVAYSLGESVAGMSRAEVDKQLDSAANHAQERLGGTAMAASTSLAGALASIVLIVFLSFFIVKDGRRMWVWMLELLPSARRGTVDEVGFRMWRNLTAYTRGVVFVATVDAVLIGVVLLILGIPLALPLIVLTWLAAFFPIIGAIAAGAAAVLVAMVTGGTTDALIVLATIIVVQQVEGNVLYPVVVGPRLKLHPVAVLVSVAAGGTLAGIAGAFLAVPVATAASAVVGHLREQRALQEQLIAPAPRRGVMVGNGTT from the coding sequence GTGACTCAGATTGCCCGAGGCGGTCTCACCCGGGTCGGCAGCGTCGCGTGGTCGGTGCTGGGCATCGTGCTGCTGGTGCTGCTCGCGGGCTGGGCGGTCGGGCGGCTGATGTCGGTCGTGCTGCCGATCGCCGTCGCCGTGCTGCTCGCGACGCTCCTGAAGCCGATCGCCTACCGGCTCGAGTGCCGGGGCATGCGGCCGGCGGCCGCGGCGTCGATCGCCGTGCTGATCGCGGTGCTGGCGCTGTGCGCGCTGATCGCGCTGATCCTGCCGCCGTTCATCGCCCGGCTCGCCGACCTCGGCACGAGCGTCCAGGAAGGCGTGCAGCGCGTCGCCTACTCGCTCGGCGAGAGCGTCGCGGGGATGAGCCGCGCGGAGGTCGACAAGCAGCTCGACAGCGCCGCCAACCACGCGCAGGAGCGGCTCGGCGGCACCGCGATGGCCGCCTCCACGTCCCTCGCGGGCGCGCTCGCGAGCATCGTCCTGATCGTGTTTCTGAGCTTCTTCATCGTCAAGGACGGGCGCCGCATGTGGGTGTGGATGCTCGAGTTGCTGCCGAGCGCCCGCCGGGGCACGGTGGACGAGGTCGGCTTCCGCATGTGGCGCAACCTCACCGCGTACACGCGGGGCGTCGTGTTCGTCGCGACGGTCGACGCCGTGCTCATCGGAGTGGTTCTGCTGATTCTGGGTATTCCGCTCGCGTTGCCGCTGATCGTGCTGACCTGGCTCGCCGCGTTCTTCCCGATCATCGGGGCGATCGCCGCGGGTGCGGCGGCCGTACTGGTGGCGATGGTGACGGGCGGGACCACCGACGCGCTGATCGTCCTCGCGACGATCATCGTCGTGCAGCAGGTCGAGGGCAACGTGCTCTACCCGGTCGTGGTCGGTCCACGGCTGAAGCTGCATCCGGTCGCGGTGCTCGTGTCGGTGGCCGCGGGCGGCACGCTCGCGGGCATCGCGGGCGCCTTCCTCGCCGTGCCGGTCGCGACCGCCGCCAGCGCGGTGGTCGGGCACCTGCGCGAGCAGCGCGCGCTGCAGGAGCAGCTGATCGCGCCCGCACCCCGCCGTGGCGTCATGGTGGGGAACGGCACTACGTGA
- a CDS encoding MFS transporter, which produces MTADTGARALRAPEKRAVALLGIPTLALALTSTVVTTYTPVVAREFVESSAVIGMIIGLEGLVALWLPLVVGAWSDRLDTKLGGRLPFLLAATPMVIGGLVAMAIMGSVAVLAVAAFVFFAGYFIAYEPYRALYPDAVGEEVAGRAQATQAVWRGAGTGIALMGGGLLLAWGQAAPFVAAAIVYALCIGLFSFVLIRRGVPRRPRNEQHAGARAVFDLVRGDTQLKAFLVANALWELSLAALKTFVVLYVTQEMGFSQTESSLIIGGVAIIVLFAALASGPLADRYGSSTVLRWALPIHGIGFLVPLLFEPAWVVTLAVPFIALGGGVIMALPYAVLIPLMPDNERGALTGYYSVSRGMGIWLGPLLAGIAVSVAGSYQAVWGVCAAATLLSLWPLRRL; this is translated from the coding sequence GTGACAGCCGACACCGGCGCGCGTGCGCTGCGCGCCCCCGAGAAGCGTGCCGTCGCGCTGCTCGGCATCCCCACGCTCGCGCTCGCGCTGACCTCGACGGTCGTCACGACCTACACGCCGGTCGTCGCGCGCGAGTTCGTCGAGTCCAGCGCGGTGATCGGCATGATCATCGGCCTCGAAGGGCTGGTGGCGCTGTGGCTGCCGCTGGTCGTCGGCGCGTGGTCGGACCGGCTGGACACCAAGCTCGGCGGGCGCCTGCCGTTCCTGCTCGCGGCCACCCCGATGGTCATCGGCGGACTCGTGGCGATGGCGATCATGGGCTCGGTCGCCGTACTCGCGGTCGCGGCGTTCGTGTTCTTCGCCGGCTACTTCATCGCCTATGAGCCGTACCGCGCGCTGTACCCGGACGCGGTGGGGGAGGAGGTCGCCGGCCGCGCGCAGGCGACCCAGGCCGTCTGGCGCGGCGCCGGCACCGGCATCGCGCTGATGGGCGGTGGCCTGCTGCTGGCCTGGGGACAGGCGGCGCCGTTCGTGGCCGCCGCGATCGTCTACGCGCTCTGCATCGGGCTGTTCTCGTTCGTGCTGATCCGCCGCGGCGTGCCGCGGCGCCCGCGCAACGAGCAGCACGCCGGCGCGCGCGCCGTGTTCGACCTCGTCCGGGGCGACACGCAGCTGAAGGCCTTCCTGGTCGCGAACGCGCTGTGGGAGCTGTCGCTCGCCGCGCTGAAGACGTTCGTCGTGCTCTACGTCACCCAGGAGATGGGCTTCTCGCAGACCGAGTCGTCGCTGATCATCGGCGGCGTCGCGATCATCGTCCTGTTCGCCGCGCTCGCGAGCGGCCCGCTGGCCGACCGCTACGGCTCGAGCACCGTGCTCCGCTGGGCGTTGCCGATCCACGGCATCGGCTTCCTCGTCCCGCTGCTGTTCGAGCCGGCCTGGGTCGTCACGCTCGCCGTGCCGTTCATCGCGCTCGGCGGCGGCGTGATCATGGCGCTGCCCTACGCCGTCCTGATCCCGCTGATGCCCGACAACGAGCGCGGCGCCCTGACCGGCTACTACTCGGTCTCGCGCGGCATGGGCATCTGGCTCGGCCCGCTGCTGGCCGGCATCGCGGTCAGCGTCGCCGGCTCCTACCAGGCCGTCTGGGGCGTGTGTGCCGCCGCGACGCTGCTGAGCCTGTGGCCGCTGCGGCGTTTGTGA
- a CDS encoding DUF2188 domain-containing protein, which translates to MPDITVQRHGDRWAILEPGAESPTKEFETRDAAEQAARAMAADGEVHVREDDPTGLADAQDHGAGAPEGTPAGGPTGVSGRERARINQAGL; encoded by the coding sequence ATGCCTGACATCACGGTGCAGCGCCACGGCGACCGCTGGGCGATCCTGGAGCCCGGCGCGGAGTCGCCCACGAAGGAGTTCGAGACCCGCGACGCGGCGGAGCAGGCGGCACGGGCGATGGCCGCGGACGGCGAGGTCCACGTCCGCGAGGACGACCCGACCGGCCTCGCTGACGCCCAGGACCACGGGGCCGGCGCGCCCGAAGGCACGCCCGCCGGCGGTCCGACCGGCGTCAGCGGCCGCGAGCGCGCCCGCATCAACCAGGCCGGCCTCTAG
- a CDS encoding Sec-independent protein translocase subunit TatA/TatB encodes MIHPPLRGAALFNTAQGGNAMPMGIGPMEIVIVAIIALLVLGPKRLPDAGRSLGRGLREFKGALSSKDEADDAEIERRVEAATASRS; translated from the coding sequence GTGATCCATCCGCCGCTCCGCGGCGCAGCACTCTTCAACACGGCTCAAGGAGGTAACGCCATGCCCATGGGCATCGGACCGATGGAGATCGTCATCGTTGCGATCATCGCGCTGCTCGTGCTCGGCCCCAAGCGCCTGCCCGACGCAGGCCGCTCGCTCGGCCGCGGCCTGCGCGAGTTCAAGGGCGCGCTGTCGTCCAAGGACGAGGCGGACGACGCCGAGATCGAGCGCCGCGTGGAGGCCGCAACGGCCTCGCGTTCCTAG
- a CDS encoding ornithine cyclodeaminase family protein, whose product MTLRLLSAADVERLLPPVDAVDALEAALRGGLDPERDPPRRFVPLSGGELIMMPSEVGPNVAVKLVTVGGDPRIQGVVVVFDAQTLAPTALADGIAVTNVRTAAVSALAVRHLAAEDARRLLIFGRGPQGRAHAEAIRAIRPIEHVDLVGRDHGDVDDLVRTADVICCCTTAAAPLFDGALVKDTATVVAIGSHDPDRRETDDALAARATVVVESRTSALREAGDVIGPIRSRVLEERSLVTLAELVNGASVDPARPRLFKSSGMSWEDAVIAGALA is encoded by the coding sequence GTGACCCTCCGCCTCCTTTCGGCCGCCGACGTCGAGCGGCTGCTGCCCCCGGTCGACGCCGTCGACGCCCTTGAAGCGGCGCTGCGAGGGGGGCTGGATCCCGAGCGCGACCCACCGCGCCGGTTCGTGCCGCTCTCCGGCGGCGAGCTGATCATGATGCCGAGCGAGGTCGGACCGAACGTGGCGGTCAAGCTGGTGACGGTCGGCGGCGACCCGCGCATCCAGGGCGTCGTCGTGGTCTTCGACGCGCAGACGCTCGCGCCGACCGCGCTCGCGGACGGCATCGCGGTCACCAACGTCCGCACCGCCGCGGTCTCCGCGCTCGCCGTGCGCCACCTCGCCGCCGAGGACGCCCGCCGTCTGCTGATCTTCGGGCGCGGTCCGCAGGGTCGCGCGCACGCGGAAGCGATCCGCGCGATCCGGCCGATCGAGCACGTCGACCTCGTCGGCCGCGACCACGGCGACGTCGACGACCTGGTCCGGACGGCGGACGTCATCTGCTGCTGCACGACGGCGGCGGCCCCGCTGTTCGACGGCGCGCTGGTCAAGGACACGGCCACGGTCGTCGCGATCGGCAGCCACGACCCCGACCGGCGCGAGACCGACGACGCCCTCGCCGCCCGCGCGACGGTGGTGGTCGAGTCGCGCACGTCGGCGCTGCGCGAGGCCGGCGACGTGATCGGTCCGATCCGCTCCCGGGTGCTGGAGGAGCGCTCGCTCGTGACGCTCGCCGAGCTCGTGAACGGCGCCTCCGTCGATCCGGCCCGCCCGCGTCTGTTCAAGAGCTCCGGGATGTCCTGGGAGGACGCGGTGATCGCGGGCGCGCTCGCGTGA
- a CDS encoding STAS domain-containing protein produces the protein MLRAVSVNPLFQVRHERRDDGVVVIAGGEIDLATSPKLREALLNPEARAASVVLDLREVTFIDSSGLGVIVGQQKRAQEHDERFSVAVGGASAVQRILELSGLAKVLDIVAEPAERLA, from the coding sequence ATGTTGCGCGCGGTGTCGGTTAATCCACTCTTCCAGGTACGTCACGAACGGCGCGACGACGGGGTCGTCGTGATCGCGGGCGGCGAGATCGATCTCGCCACCTCACCGAAGCTGCGCGAGGCGCTGCTGAACCCGGAGGCGCGGGCCGCCTCGGTGGTCCTCGACCTGCGCGAGGTCACGTTCATCGACTCGAGCGGGCTCGGCGTGATCGTCGGCCAGCAGAAGCGCGCGCAAGAGCATGACGAGCGGTTCTCCGTGGCCGTCGGCGGGGCGTCGGCGGTGCAGCGGATCCTGGAGCTGTCGGGGTTGGCGAAGGTGCTCGACATCGTCGCCGAGCCCGCCGAGCGCCTCGCTTAG
- a CDS encoding SpoIIE family protein phosphatase: MSATGNARAALTAGGPVGHDLLAVDWEATPLGPPEQWPRSLASIVQVLLTSRFSMWMAWGPELTFFCNDAYRRDTLGDKYPWALGRPAREVWAEIWPDIGPRIEGVLSTGQATWDQDLLLFLERSGFVEETYHTFSYSPLAGDEGEIEGMLCVVSEETERVIGARQLSTLRDLSAAMSSARDENEVLASAAEQLGTDQRTLPFTLVYLWEEDGSARLAAHSGAPFAPPDDTWPLAALVDDEPLLVEDLERLAPPLGAWDEPPVAALCLPLGGVGFLVAGLNRYRALDEGYRGFLELVAGQITAGLTNVRAYEQERLRAERLIELDQAKTAFFTNVSHELRTPLTLLLGPAEDALADPEDRLAGEQRVRVERIHRNAQRLLKLVNTLLDFSRLQSGRINAAYTPIDLARYTAELASMFDSAYERAGLTLTVDTAALTEPVHVDAEMWAKIVMNLLSNALKFTFAGGVTVRLRAHEGRAELTVADTGIGIEAADQERLFERFHRVVGARSRSHEGTGVGLALVAELADLHGGEATVSSVPGEGSTFTVAIPFGSEHLPADQVVTQPSGQTEAERYAEGFVAEAMRWLSPDDEGDDHPFAEERPRVLVVDDNADMRSYIASLLDTRYSVQTAPDGAVALELARREPPELVVTDVMMPNLDGFGLLAGLQADPATTDIPVIMVSARAGEEGTIEGLEAGADDYLIKPFAARELLARVHANLELDRARRTRDALRRSGDLLDQAQRLARVGSWELELATNEVTASAEYLRQVGLTAEELRAGGLARAFESVHPDDLERAAKSIQDAMVSGRLEVEFRLQAPQQGTRIMYALGELERDDEGTPVRLRGSLQDITEQRAGERALAQAAAEREAADRERRIADELQQSLMPERTFDAEQLDVAAYYHAGVAGTQVGGDWYDVIDLGAGRTGLVLGDVIGRGVRAAAVMGQLRAAVRAYAQLELSPADVLEMLDHVVGQLGAEQIVTCLFAIFDPRDCSLTYANAGQLPPLLVAPGEGPQRLDGSAGPPLGTGSPRFTEARADLIAGSHLALYTDGLVERRDRVIDAGIDRLGATLAGLDGQLPIEAYPDALVQALVPEGSDDDVALLVARARPAPPQTSAAIALEDDLKEIRRARVFTTDVLREWECPERLIDDVLLIAGELVTNAILHGRPPVELRLRRDPEHLRIEVDDGGAAIPRKLRPTAKDDHGRGLQLTAAVAHRWGTRPLHDGKSVWCELTLARYVR; this comes from the coding sequence ATGTCCGCCACCGGGAACGCGCGCGCCGCCTTGACCGCCGGCGGGCCGGTCGGGCACGACCTGCTCGCGGTCGACTGGGAGGCGACGCCGCTCGGGCCGCCCGAGCAGTGGCCGCGCAGCCTGGCGAGCATCGTCCAGGTGCTGCTGACGTCGCGTTTCAGCATGTGGATGGCGTGGGGGCCGGAGCTCACGTTCTTCTGCAACGACGCGTACCGGCGCGACACGCTCGGCGACAAGTACCCGTGGGCGCTCGGCCGCCCGGCGCGCGAGGTGTGGGCGGAGATCTGGCCGGACATCGGGCCACGGATCGAGGGCGTCCTCTCCACGGGGCAGGCCACGTGGGACCAGGACCTGCTGCTGTTCCTCGAGCGCAGCGGGTTCGTCGAGGAGACGTACCACACGTTCTCCTACAGCCCGCTCGCCGGTGACGAGGGCGAGATCGAAGGGATGCTGTGCGTCGTCTCGGAGGAGACCGAGCGCGTCATCGGCGCGCGCCAGCTCTCCACGCTGCGCGACCTCAGCGCCGCGATGTCGTCCGCGCGCGACGAGAACGAGGTGCTCGCCTCGGCCGCGGAGCAGCTCGGGACGGACCAGCGCACGCTGCCCTTCACGCTCGTGTACCTCTGGGAGGAGGACGGGAGCGCGCGCCTGGCCGCTCACAGCGGAGCGCCGTTCGCGCCGCCCGACGATACCTGGCCGCTCGCGGCGCTCGTCGACGACGAGCCGCTGCTCGTCGAGGACCTCGAGCGTCTGGCGCCGCCGCTCGGCGCCTGGGACGAGCCTCCGGTCGCGGCGCTGTGCCTGCCGCTCGGCGGCGTCGGCTTCCTCGTCGCGGGCCTCAACCGCTATCGCGCCCTCGACGAGGGCTACCGCGGCTTCCTCGAGCTGGTCGCCGGCCAGATCACCGCCGGCCTCACGAACGTCCGGGCGTACGAGCAGGAGCGGCTGCGGGCGGAGCGCCTGATCGAGCTCGACCAAGCGAAGACCGCGTTCTTCACCAACGTCAGCCATGAGCTGCGCACACCGCTGACGTTGCTGCTCGGGCCGGCCGAGGACGCGCTGGCGGATCCGGAGGACCGGCTCGCCGGCGAGCAGCGCGTCCGCGTTGAGCGGATCCACCGCAACGCGCAGCGCCTGCTCAAGCTGGTCAACACGCTGCTGGACTTCTCGCGGCTGCAGTCCGGGCGCATCAACGCGGCCTACACGCCGATCGACCTCGCCCGCTACACGGCGGAGCTCGCGAGCATGTTCGACTCGGCCTACGAGCGTGCCGGCCTGACGCTCACGGTCGACACCGCGGCGCTCACGGAGCCGGTCCACGTGGACGCGGAGATGTGGGCGAAGATCGTCATGAACCTGCTGTCGAACGCGCTCAAGTTCACGTTCGCGGGCGGCGTGACGGTGCGGCTGCGGGCCCACGAGGGCCGCGCCGAGCTGACCGTCGCCGACACCGGGATCGGCATCGAGGCGGCCGACCAGGAGCGCCTGTTCGAGCGCTTCCACCGCGTCGTCGGCGCACGGTCGCGCAGCCACGAAGGCACCGGCGTCGGGCTGGCGCTGGTCGCCGAGCTCGCCGACCTGCACGGCGGCGAAGCCACCGTCAGCTCCGTACCGGGGGAGGGCTCCACCTTCACCGTCGCGATCCCGTTCGGCTCCGAGCACCTCCCGGCCGACCAGGTGGTCACGCAGCCCTCCGGGCAGACCGAAGCGGAGCGCTACGCCGAGGGCTTCGTCGCGGAAGCGATGCGCTGGCTGTCGCCCGACGACGAGGGCGACGACCACCCGTTCGCCGAGGAACGCCCGCGCGTGCTCGTCGTCGACGACAACGCGGACATGCGCTCCTACATCGCGTCGCTGCTGGACACCCGCTACTCGGTGCAGACCGCACCCGACGGCGCGGTCGCGCTCGAGCTCGCCCGGCGCGAGCCGCCGGAGCTGGTCGTGACCGACGTGATGATGCCCAACCTGGACGGCTTCGGGCTGCTGGCGGGCCTGCAGGCCGACCCGGCGACGACCGACATCCCCGTGATCATGGTCTCCGCCCGCGCGGGCGAGGAAGGCACGATCGAGGGTCTGGAGGCGGGCGCCGACGACTACCTGATCAAGCCGTTCGCCGCGCGCGAGCTGCTCGCGCGCGTGCACGCGAACCTGGAGCTCGACCGTGCCCGCCGCACCCGGGACGCGCTCCGCCGCAGCGGCGACCTGCTCGACCAGGCGCAGCGGCTCGCGCGCGTCGGGAGCTGGGAGCTCGAGCTCGCGACGAACGAGGTCACGGCGTCCGCGGAGTACCTTCGCCAGGTCGGCCTCACCGCCGAGGAGCTGCGCGCGGGCGGGCTGGCACGAGCGTTCGAGAGCGTGCATCCCGATGACCTCGAGCGGGCCGCGAAGTCGATTCAGGACGCCATGGTCAGCGGACGGCTCGAGGTCGAGTTCCGCCTTCAGGCGCCGCAGCAGGGTACGCGCATCATGTACGCGCTCGGCGAGCTCGAGCGCGACGACGAGGGCACCCCGGTGCGGCTGCGCGGCAGCCTGCAGGACATCACGGAGCAGCGCGCCGGGGAGCGCGCGCTCGCGCAGGCCGCGGCGGAGCGGGAGGCGGCGGATCGCGAGCGGCGGATCGCCGACGAGCTCCAGCAGAGCCTGATGCCCGAGCGCACGTTCGACGCCGAGCAGCTCGACGTCGCCGCGTACTACCACGCGGGCGTCGCCGGCACCCAGGTCGGCGGCGACTGGTACGACGTGATCGACCTCGGCGCGGGGCGCACCGGGCTCGTGCTCGGCGACGTGATCGGCCGGGGCGTGCGCGCCGCGGCGGTGATGGGCCAGCTGCGCGCCGCGGTCCGCGCGTACGCCCAGCTCGAGCTCTCGCCCGCCGACGTGCTGGAGATGCTCGACCACGTCGTCGGCCAGCTCGGCGCCGAGCAGATCGTCACCTGCCTGTTCGCGATCTTCGACCCGCGCGACTGCTCGCTCACGTACGCGAACGCCGGCCAGCTCCCGCCGTTGCTGGTGGCGCCGGGCGAAGGCCCGCAACGCCTCGACGGGTCCGCCGGACCTCCGCTCGGCACCGGGTCGCCGCGGTTCACGGAGGCGCGCGCGGACCTGATCGCCGGCTCGCACCTCGCCCTCTACACCGACGGTCTCGTCGAACGGCGGGACCGCGTGATCGACGCCGGCATCGACCGCCTCGGCGCCACGCTCGCCGGCCTCGACGGCCAGTTGCCGATCGAGGCCTATCCCGACGCGCTCGTCCAGGCGCTCGTGCCCGAGGGCAGCGACGACGACGTCGCGCTCCTCGTCGCCCGGGCGCGGCCGGCACCGCCGCAGACGTCGGCGGCCATCGCGCTCGAGGATGACCTGAAGGAGATCCGCCGCGCGCGCGTGTTCACGACCGACGTGCTGCGCGAGTGGGAGTGCCCGGAGCGGCTGATCGACGACGTGCTCCTGATCGCCGGCGAGCTCGTCACGAACGCGATCCTGCACGGCCGCCCGCCGGTCGAGCTGCGTCTGCGTCGTGACCCCGAGCACCTGCGGATCGAGGTCGACGACGGCGGCGCGGCGATCCCGCGCAAGCTCCGGCCGACCGCCAAGGACGATCACGGACGCGGCCTGCAGCTGACCGCCGCGGTGGCGCACCGCTGGGGAACACGCCCGTTGCACGACGGCAAGTCGGTCTGGTGCGAGCTCACGCTCGCGCGCTATGTCCGCTAG